One region of Streptomyces sp. NBC_00442 genomic DNA includes:
- a CDS encoding cytochrome c oxidase subunit 4: MKIQGKMFLWLSAFILVMAVVYGAWSKEAAGTTALVMAFGLSVMIGFYLAFTARRVDVGAQDDKEADVADDAGEVGFFSPHSWQPLALGIGGALAFLAIAMGWWLLYFSAPLILVGLYGWVFEYYRGENQNQ, from the coding sequence GTGAAGATCCAGGGCAAGATGTTCCTGTGGCTGTCCGCCTTCATCCTGGTCATGGCCGTCGTGTACGGCGCGTGGTCCAAGGAGGCGGCCGGAACCACCGCGCTCGTCATGGCCTTCGGCCTGAGCGTCATGATCGGCTTCTACCTGGCCTTCACGGCCCGGCGGGTCGACGTGGGCGCCCAGGACGACAAGGAGGCCGACGTCGCGGACGACGCCGGTGAGGTCGGCTTCTTCTCGCCGCACTCCTGGCAGCCGCTCGCGCTCGGCATCGGCGGCGCCCTGGCCTTCCTCGCGATCGCCATGGGCTGGTGGCTCCTGTACTTCTCGGCCCCGCTGATCCTGGTCGGCCTGTACGGCTGGGTCTTCGAGTACTACCGCGGCGAGAACCAGAACCAGTAG